The proteins below come from a single Mya arenaria isolate MELC-2E11 chromosome 8, ASM2691426v1 genomic window:
- the LOC128243531 gene encoding uncharacterized protein LOC128243531 isoform X1 yields MLIYERRMNYFSCKIALDKTGEAVLPFTEDKLKNVHQQISQQVGNQPICQQRCSEVMRDVNNWCITCDLWRQALIGFHTSPWEVKWHQLQSWEWPKHHMNLVEVFMLQNWDKANLNANDLSVALTVWQKCLVFPATLRPLAKTLRKSRKKIAHTTSLDENHKQTVFNDIKQVIQHADVVNYLHNPVEIQNSITDLENGDLFEFENELREIMNNTNEAKERPRTILWILIAVCIAILAIALMFMQQGLPMIFTIPQFKPSMEKTGCLQEYSPLFPTSPLLVDFFKHHKPLVVRVWMFQLLDEHLKNTKKNGILFEADMGYGKSAIAAHITCAKEGDQGIDMRKRLIAFHVCKFDVKKTHQTGVFIQRLVSMISNNIPEFSQIINEKCLQSFKTGQCDSDPFGCIDECIIFPLIRTKISDGSEEYRLIIIDALDECYDTFSFEKSNKIFNLMERRAKMLPSWIKLLITSRRLPRNERLEYNLDRIYFHTLDSRNLNDIDLFFNQSSREKNVTFFQLAVNADLTQPNLIGNLNRYYRDQFDRWYDHGFDFSKSILEVVVTTYLKKTPENIREVISLNAVENVSLSMFENELSIIRQFTDIIDGEIEFKHFSLFKWLEEECPDEKYCLSLSNGHQANAHFILHELNTSNITFDVTNLLLHIQSANDGSGLQEQFMNIPKEAISRIEKKFSEAPVVRIIKRGKMKEIPEILFHHFPGGNHFSTENISAAFIAAENGYTYALKQLVDHGADIHFRIPTFSNMLTMHDAVEIAFKFKHWNYGLLDIAAQHGHTETVRLILHDGLFSSYKLHERNGINLSPWHLACMFNRSEVVEVFLRFNRSFVDWKCLYFAAEKGNVKIVKLLLDAGIYDECVLCTNELYWIPNGTARVQADVHQEMISMYVLFDDWSELSCESALHAAIRQNHINIVRELLKDSKHSTLHCLDRGGRPPLISALQSNRTEMVGLFLEVSNAHIIKVQCQKVPLLKDNLQINRIELVKLNHMKCRAGHGTEHAIPPMSEVLQNIIDHTNLDFNRRDEDECLPIHYAACGNNVEYLRLLLQHHEMLFQNLLCSNNTNALHSTIHCKAFDTFTYFINSYDKLKSRSGFGQEMEEYVLYLLRLSNDKGEYAKDAIDKTWKNMFILMIEKFHVDISIMSDEKGKSMLHYIVKNGHFELLDYLVAKKHNLVLELLQRVSLKGESQIQYLAKYMPKRKYVRTELVFESSLTHPVEHDQKKLSAREYCFSLASSFLTRHGVFKTEEKIAILKHLLRKQSYNLADIYLKNIMSTDQLFKSNVFRIILHFDNNGHITKNYLLLLLHDIETQHRPDFKRYDILMCSTCQELRKKCLVHMFTRKISLFEENLISIFGYAYEKIYFRVFELMIKLIDEVTLSSCVDQQGLNLLELAINSKSAMLMKFFMDKGVKIKFPLRNFYSAPLWRKKVRHYI; encoded by the exons CTGGTGTATCACCTGTGATTTGTGGAGACAAGCGTTGATTGGGTTTCATACAAGTCCATGGGAAGTGAAATGGCATCAGCTTCAATCATGGGAATGGCCAAAACATCACATGAATCTAGTTGAAGTATTTATGCTGCAAAATTGGGATAAAGCTAACTTGAATGCGAATGATTTATCAGTGGCGTTAACCGTGTGGCAAAAGTGTTTAGTCTTTCCTGCCACACTGAGGCCTTTGGCTAAAACACTTCGGAAAAGCAGGAAAAAAATAGCTCACACAACATCGCTAGatgaaaatcacaaacaaactGTGTTTAATGACATAAAACAGGTTATTCAACACGCGGATGTGGTCAACTACTTACATAATCCCGTCGAGATACAAAACAGTATCACTGACCTTGAAAATGGTGAcctttttgaatttgaaaacgaGTTAAGAGAAATAATGAACAACACAAATGAAGCAAAAGAGAGACCACGAACAATTCTATGGATTCTCATAGCAGTGTGCATAGCCATTTTGGCAATTGCACTGATGTTTATGCAACAAGGGTTACCGATGATCTTCACTATACCACAATTCAAACCATCCATGGAGAAAACgg GTTGTCTGCAGGAGTATTCGCCTTTGTTTCCAACATCGCCGCTGCTTGTAGATTTCTTCAAACATCATAAACCCCTCGTTGTCCGGGTATGGATGTTTCAGTTATTGGACGAACACCtgaaaaacacaaagaaaaatgGCATTCTATTCGAAGCTGACATGGGGTATGGAAAATCTGCTATTGCTGCTCACATAACATGTGCCAAAGAAGGTGATCAAGGTATCGATATGAGAAAACGTCTTATTGCTTTTCATGTTTGTAAATTTGATGTTAAGAAAACACACCAGACAGGAGTTTTTATTCAAAGATtagtttcaatgatttcaaacaatattcCAGAATTTAGTCAGATTATTAACGAAAAATGTTTACAGTCCTTCAAAACCGGTCAATGCGACTCTGACCCGTTTGGTTGCATAGATGAATGCATCATTTTCCCTTTAATACGAACGAAAATATCCGATGGAAGTGAAGAATATAGGCTCATAATAATCGATGCTTTGGATGAATGCTATGacacattttcatttgaaaaaagtaacaaaatattcaatctCATGGAACGTCGAGCAAAAATGCTGCCAAGCTGGATcaaattacttataacaagtaGACGGCTACCACGTAATGAAAGACTTGAATATAATTTAGACAGAATTTACTTTCATACCCTCGATTCCCGGAATTTAAATGACATTGATCTATTTTTCAACCAGTCTTCTAGAGAAAAGAACGTCACATTTTTCCAGCTTGCTGTTAATGCAGATCTTACACAGCCGAACCTAATAGGCAATTTGAATAGGTATTATCGAGACCAGTTTGATAGATGGTATGATCACGGGTTCGATTTTTCGAAATCCATTTTAGAAGTGGTGGTGACAACTTATCTTAAAAAAACTCCAGAGAATATTAGGGAAGTGATTTCTTTAAATGCTGTCGAAAATGTATCACTTTCCATGTTTGAAAATGAGCTATCCATTATACGACAGTTCACAGATATCATTGATGGCGAAATTGAGTTCAAACATTTTTCGTTGTTTAAGTGGCTGGAAGAAGAGTGCCCCGATGAGAAATATTGTCTGTCCCTTTCTAATGGTCATCAGGCAAATGCGCATTTTATTCTGCATGAACTGAACACTTCTAATATTACTTTTGATGTCACCAATTTACTTTTACACATACAATCTGCTAATGATGGTTCAGGTTTACAAGAACAGTTCATGAACATACCTAAAGAAGCCATCTCTAGAATAGAGAAGAAATTTTCAGAAGCACCTGTAGTAAGGATAATTAAAAGAggcaaaatgaaagaaataccGGAGATACTGTTCCACCACTTTCCAGGCGGCAATCACTTCAGTACTGAAAACATTTCAGCGGCGTTTATTGCTGCAGAAAACGGATATACATACGCTTTAAAGCAACTGGTAGATCACGGAGCGGATATTCACTTTCGCATACCAAcgttttcaaatatgttaacGATGCATGACGCTGTGGAGATAGCATTTAAGTTCAAGCACTGGAATTACGGGTTGCTAGACATAGCAGCACAACATGGGCATACAGAAACAGTAAGATTAATTTTACACGATGGCTTATTCTCCTCTTATAAGTTACATGAACGAAATGGAATTAACCTCTCACCATGGCATCTTGCTTGCATGTTTAATCGTAGTGAAGTTGTTGAAGTGTTCTTACGGTTCAATCGTTCTTTTGTGGACTGGAAATGTTTATACTTTGCAGCTGAAAAGGGCAATGTTAAAATCGTAAAACTCCTCTTAGATGCAGGTATTTATGATGAATGTGTGTTATGCACAAATGAATTATACTGGATTCCAAACGGCACAGCTAGAGTACAAGCAGACGTACACCAAGAAATGATTTCGATGTACGTTCTGTTCGATGACTGGAGCGAATTGTCATGTGAATCTGCCTTACATGCAGCTATTCGACAGAACCACATAAACATTGTTAGAGAGTTGTTAAAGGATAGCAAACATTCAACGCTGCATTGTTTAGACCGAGGAGGTCGTCCTCCGCTTATCTCTGCACTTCAAAGTAATCGTACTGAAATGGTTGGACTTTTCCTTGAAGTGAGCAACGCACACATAATAAAAGTGCAATGCCAGAAAGTGCCCTTGTTAAAAGACAATCTGCAAATAAACCGCATAGAATTGGTAAAATTGAACCACATGAAATGCCGAGCCGGACACGGTACTGAGCATGCCATTCCGCCGATGTCTGAggtattacaaaatattattgatcATACAAATTTGGACTTTAACCGAAGAGACGAAGACGAGTGTTTACCTATCCATTATGCAGCCTGTGGAAACAACGTTGAATATCTTCGCTTATTACTGCAACATCATGAGATGCTGTTTCAAAATCTTCTTTGCTCTAATAACACAAATGCCTTGCATTCAACGATTCACTGTAAAGCATTCGATACCTTTACTTATTTTATCAATTCGTATGACAAATTAAAGTCAAGGTCCGGATTTGGACAAGAAATGGAAGAATATGTGCTGTACCTGCTCAGACTATCAAATGACAAAGGGGAATACGCAAAGGACGCCATTGACAAAACatggaaaaatatgttcatacttaTGATTGAAAAGTTTCACGTTGATATTTCAATAATGTCAGATGAGAAAGGTAAAAGTATGCTCCACTATATTGTTAAGAACGGGCATTTTGAATTACTAGATTATCTGGTAGCAAAAAAGCACAATCTCGTTTTGGAATTACTACAAAGAGTTTCATTAAAAGGAGAGTCACAAATTCAATATCTAGCAAAATACATGCCTAAGCGCAAGTATGTCCGAACTGAATTAGTTTTTGAAAGTAGTTTGACACATCCAGTTGAGCACGATCAGAAAAAGCTTTCGGCCAGAGAATACTGTTTTTCATTAGCATCTAGCTTTTTAACACGACATGGGGTGTTTAAAACGGAAGAGAAGATCGCTATCTTGAAACACCTTCTTCGAAAACAAAGTTATAATTTAGCTGacatttacttgaaaaacatcATGTCAACAGACCAgttatttaagtcaaatgtgTTTCGTATTATTCTTCATTTTGACAACAATGGACATATTACAAAAAACTATCTATTACTTCTTTTACATGACATAGAGACTCAGCACAGACCTGATTTCAAGAGATATGATATTTTGATGTGTTCGACATGCCAAGAACTACGCAAGAAGTGCTTAGTACATATGTTTACGCGTAAAATATCGctatttgaagaaaatttaaTTAGCATTTTCGGCTATGCATATGAAAAGAtatattttcgtgtatttgaacTTATGATTAAATTGATAGATGAAGTAACCTTATCATCTTGTGTGGATCAACAGGGATTGAATCTTTTAGAATTAGCTATAAACAGTAAATCAGCAATGTTGATGAAGTTCTTTATGGACAAAGGTGTTAAAATCAAATTTCCCCTGAGGAACTTTTATTCGGCTCCTTTATGGAGAAAGAAAGTGAGACATTACATATGA
- the LOC128243531 gene encoding uncharacterized protein LOC128243531 isoform X2, with translation MNLVEVFMLQNWDKANLNANDLSVALTVWQKCLVFPATLRPLAKTLRKSRKKIAHTTSLDENHKQTVFNDIKQVIQHADVVNYLHNPVEIQNSITDLENGDLFEFENELREIMNNTNEAKERPRTILWILIAVCIAILAIALMFMQQGLPMIFTIPQFKPSMEKTGCLQEYSPLFPTSPLLVDFFKHHKPLVVRVWMFQLLDEHLKNTKKNGILFEADMGYGKSAIAAHITCAKEGDQGIDMRKRLIAFHVCKFDVKKTHQTGVFIQRLVSMISNNIPEFSQIINEKCLQSFKTGQCDSDPFGCIDECIIFPLIRTKISDGSEEYRLIIIDALDECYDTFSFEKSNKIFNLMERRAKMLPSWIKLLITSRRLPRNERLEYNLDRIYFHTLDSRNLNDIDLFFNQSSREKNVTFFQLAVNADLTQPNLIGNLNRYYRDQFDRWYDHGFDFSKSILEVVVTTYLKKTPENIREVISLNAVENVSLSMFENELSIIRQFTDIIDGEIEFKHFSLFKWLEEECPDEKYCLSLSNGHQANAHFILHELNTSNITFDVTNLLLHIQSANDGSGLQEQFMNIPKEAISRIEKKFSEAPVVRIIKRGKMKEIPEILFHHFPGGNHFSTENISAAFIAAENGYTYALKQLVDHGADIHFRIPTFSNMLTMHDAVEIAFKFKHWNYGLLDIAAQHGHTETVRLILHDGLFSSYKLHERNGINLSPWHLACMFNRSEVVEVFLRFNRSFVDWKCLYFAAEKGNVKIVKLLLDAGIYDECVLCTNELYWIPNGTARVQADVHQEMISMYVLFDDWSELSCESALHAAIRQNHINIVRELLKDSKHSTLHCLDRGGRPPLISALQSNRTEMVGLFLEVSNAHIIKVQCQKVPLLKDNLQINRIELVKLNHMKCRAGHGTEHAIPPMSEVLQNIIDHTNLDFNRRDEDECLPIHYAACGNNVEYLRLLLQHHEMLFQNLLCSNNTNALHSTIHCKAFDTFTYFINSYDKLKSRSGFGQEMEEYVLYLLRLSNDKGEYAKDAIDKTWKNMFILMIEKFHVDISIMSDEKGKSMLHYIVKNGHFELLDYLVAKKHNLVLELLQRVSLKGESQIQYLAKYMPKRKYVRTELVFESSLTHPVEHDQKKLSAREYCFSLASSFLTRHGVFKTEEKIAILKHLLRKQSYNLADIYLKNIMSTDQLFKSNVFRIILHFDNNGHITKNYLLLLLHDIETQHRPDFKRYDILMCSTCQELRKKCLVHMFTRKISLFEENLISIFGYAYEKIYFRVFELMIKLIDEVTLSSCVDQQGLNLLELAINSKSAMLMKFFMDKGVKIKFPLRNFYSAPLWRKKVRHYI, from the exons ATGAATCTAGTTGAAGTATTTATGCTGCAAAATTGGGATAAAGCTAACTTGAATGCGAATGATTTATCAGTGGCGTTAACCGTGTGGCAAAAGTGTTTAGTCTTTCCTGCCACACTGAGGCCTTTGGCTAAAACACTTCGGAAAAGCAGGAAAAAAATAGCTCACACAACATCGCTAGatgaaaatcacaaacaaactGTGTTTAATGACATAAAACAGGTTATTCAACACGCGGATGTGGTCAACTACTTACATAATCCCGTCGAGATACAAAACAGTATCACTGACCTTGAAAATGGTGAcctttttgaatttgaaaacgaGTTAAGAGAAATAATGAACAACACAAATGAAGCAAAAGAGAGACCACGAACAATTCTATGGATTCTCATAGCAGTGTGCATAGCCATTTTGGCAATTGCACTGATGTTTATGCAACAAGGGTTACCGATGATCTTCACTATACCACAATTCAAACCATCCATGGAGAAAACgg GTTGTCTGCAGGAGTATTCGCCTTTGTTTCCAACATCGCCGCTGCTTGTAGATTTCTTCAAACATCATAAACCCCTCGTTGTCCGGGTATGGATGTTTCAGTTATTGGACGAACACCtgaaaaacacaaagaaaaatgGCATTCTATTCGAAGCTGACATGGGGTATGGAAAATCTGCTATTGCTGCTCACATAACATGTGCCAAAGAAGGTGATCAAGGTATCGATATGAGAAAACGTCTTATTGCTTTTCATGTTTGTAAATTTGATGTTAAGAAAACACACCAGACAGGAGTTTTTATTCAAAGATtagtttcaatgatttcaaacaatattcCAGAATTTAGTCAGATTATTAACGAAAAATGTTTACAGTCCTTCAAAACCGGTCAATGCGACTCTGACCCGTTTGGTTGCATAGATGAATGCATCATTTTCCCTTTAATACGAACGAAAATATCCGATGGAAGTGAAGAATATAGGCTCATAATAATCGATGCTTTGGATGAATGCTATGacacattttcatttgaaaaaagtaacaaaatattcaatctCATGGAACGTCGAGCAAAAATGCTGCCAAGCTGGATcaaattacttataacaagtaGACGGCTACCACGTAATGAAAGACTTGAATATAATTTAGACAGAATTTACTTTCATACCCTCGATTCCCGGAATTTAAATGACATTGATCTATTTTTCAACCAGTCTTCTAGAGAAAAGAACGTCACATTTTTCCAGCTTGCTGTTAATGCAGATCTTACACAGCCGAACCTAATAGGCAATTTGAATAGGTATTATCGAGACCAGTTTGATAGATGGTATGATCACGGGTTCGATTTTTCGAAATCCATTTTAGAAGTGGTGGTGACAACTTATCTTAAAAAAACTCCAGAGAATATTAGGGAAGTGATTTCTTTAAATGCTGTCGAAAATGTATCACTTTCCATGTTTGAAAATGAGCTATCCATTATACGACAGTTCACAGATATCATTGATGGCGAAATTGAGTTCAAACATTTTTCGTTGTTTAAGTGGCTGGAAGAAGAGTGCCCCGATGAGAAATATTGTCTGTCCCTTTCTAATGGTCATCAGGCAAATGCGCATTTTATTCTGCATGAACTGAACACTTCTAATATTACTTTTGATGTCACCAATTTACTTTTACACATACAATCTGCTAATGATGGTTCAGGTTTACAAGAACAGTTCATGAACATACCTAAAGAAGCCATCTCTAGAATAGAGAAGAAATTTTCAGAAGCACCTGTAGTAAGGATAATTAAAAGAggcaaaatgaaagaaataccGGAGATACTGTTCCACCACTTTCCAGGCGGCAATCACTTCAGTACTGAAAACATTTCAGCGGCGTTTATTGCTGCAGAAAACGGATATACATACGCTTTAAAGCAACTGGTAGATCACGGAGCGGATATTCACTTTCGCATACCAAcgttttcaaatatgttaacGATGCATGACGCTGTGGAGATAGCATTTAAGTTCAAGCACTGGAATTACGGGTTGCTAGACATAGCAGCACAACATGGGCATACAGAAACAGTAAGATTAATTTTACACGATGGCTTATTCTCCTCTTATAAGTTACATGAACGAAATGGAATTAACCTCTCACCATGGCATCTTGCTTGCATGTTTAATCGTAGTGAAGTTGTTGAAGTGTTCTTACGGTTCAATCGTTCTTTTGTGGACTGGAAATGTTTATACTTTGCAGCTGAAAAGGGCAATGTTAAAATCGTAAAACTCCTCTTAGATGCAGGTATTTATGATGAATGTGTGTTATGCACAAATGAATTATACTGGATTCCAAACGGCACAGCTAGAGTACAAGCAGACGTACACCAAGAAATGATTTCGATGTACGTTCTGTTCGATGACTGGAGCGAATTGTCATGTGAATCTGCCTTACATGCAGCTATTCGACAGAACCACATAAACATTGTTAGAGAGTTGTTAAAGGATAGCAAACATTCAACGCTGCATTGTTTAGACCGAGGAGGTCGTCCTCCGCTTATCTCTGCACTTCAAAGTAATCGTACTGAAATGGTTGGACTTTTCCTTGAAGTGAGCAACGCACACATAATAAAAGTGCAATGCCAGAAAGTGCCCTTGTTAAAAGACAATCTGCAAATAAACCGCATAGAATTGGTAAAATTGAACCACATGAAATGCCGAGCCGGACACGGTACTGAGCATGCCATTCCGCCGATGTCTGAggtattacaaaatattattgatcATACAAATTTGGACTTTAACCGAAGAGACGAAGACGAGTGTTTACCTATCCATTATGCAGCCTGTGGAAACAACGTTGAATATCTTCGCTTATTACTGCAACATCATGAGATGCTGTTTCAAAATCTTCTTTGCTCTAATAACACAAATGCCTTGCATTCAACGATTCACTGTAAAGCATTCGATACCTTTACTTATTTTATCAATTCGTATGACAAATTAAAGTCAAGGTCCGGATTTGGACAAGAAATGGAAGAATATGTGCTGTACCTGCTCAGACTATCAAATGACAAAGGGGAATACGCAAAGGACGCCATTGACAAAACatggaaaaatatgttcatacttaTGATTGAAAAGTTTCACGTTGATATTTCAATAATGTCAGATGAGAAAGGTAAAAGTATGCTCCACTATATTGTTAAGAACGGGCATTTTGAATTACTAGATTATCTGGTAGCAAAAAAGCACAATCTCGTTTTGGAATTACTACAAAGAGTTTCATTAAAAGGAGAGTCACAAATTCAATATCTAGCAAAATACATGCCTAAGCGCAAGTATGTCCGAACTGAATTAGTTTTTGAAAGTAGTTTGACACATCCAGTTGAGCACGATCAGAAAAAGCTTTCGGCCAGAGAATACTGTTTTTCATTAGCATCTAGCTTTTTAACACGACATGGGGTGTTTAAAACGGAAGAGAAGATCGCTATCTTGAAACACCTTCTTCGAAAACAAAGTTATAATTTAGCTGacatttacttgaaaaacatcATGTCAACAGACCAgttatttaagtcaaatgtgTTTCGTATTATTCTTCATTTTGACAACAATGGACATATTACAAAAAACTATCTATTACTTCTTTTACATGACATAGAGACTCAGCACAGACCTGATTTCAAGAGATATGATATTTTGATGTGTTCGACATGCCAAGAACTACGCAAGAAGTGCTTAGTACATATGTTTACGCGTAAAATATCGctatttgaagaaaatttaaTTAGCATTTTCGGCTATGCATATGAAAAGAtatattttcgtgtatttgaacTTATGATTAAATTGATAGATGAAGTAACCTTATCATCTTGTGTGGATCAACAGGGATTGAATCTTTTAGAATTAGCTATAAACAGTAAATCAGCAATGTTGATGAAGTTCTTTATGGACAAAGGTGTTAAAATCAAATTTCCCCTGAGGAACTTTTATTCGGCTCCTTTATGGAGAAAGAAAGTGAGACATTACATATGA